From Deferrisoma camini S3R1, the proteins below share one genomic window:
- a CDS encoding phenylacetate--CoA ligase family protein has product MPYPETEYWNPITETLDPDRLREIQLAKFRRVFAWVYERSPMYRRKYDEAGLRPEDVRTWDDLAKVPLVTKDDYRCQGADPFPYGDTLCVPLEEVTEYHQTSGTTGTPVYQPDTWADWEWFSELWATILWAQGYRPTDRVFFPFGYHVFIAFWTAHYGAERLGCEVVPGGVLGTRERLLKMRELKTNAFMATPTYVLGMAETARKDLGADPREWGIERITCAGEPGASVPTTKKRMQDAWGCPVYDHVGATEVGAWGFECRHQPGGQHVIESMFLVELLELDADRPVTRPGVPGRIVITAFDRRAQPCVRFDTKDVSMWAADGCGCGRTWRILEGGVHGRVDHITKVKGVLFSPVTVEEVVRSFEELDGEFEIFVEKRGDLDHITLKVELPDGLAPPDRDNLLKELASRLRWKTQLNFDIQPQPYGSLPRYQVKARRFHDLRKKGGV; this is encoded by the coding sequence ATGCCGTACCCGGAAACCGAGTACTGGAACCCGATCACCGAGACCCTGGACCCGGACCGGCTCCGGGAGATCCAGCTGGCCAAGTTCCGGCGGGTGTTCGCCTGGGTATACGAGCGAAGCCCCATGTATCGCCGCAAGTACGACGAGGCCGGCCTTCGGCCGGAGGACGTGCGGACCTGGGACGACCTGGCCAAGGTGCCCCTGGTGACCAAGGACGACTACCGATGCCAGGGCGCGGACCCGTTTCCCTACGGCGACACCCTGTGCGTGCCCCTGGAGGAGGTGACCGAGTACCACCAGACCTCGGGCACCACCGGCACCCCCGTGTATCAGCCCGACACCTGGGCCGACTGGGAGTGGTTCTCGGAGCTCTGGGCCACGATCCTGTGGGCCCAGGGGTACCGGCCCACCGACCGGGTGTTCTTCCCCTTCGGGTACCACGTGTTCATCGCCTTCTGGACCGCCCACTACGGGGCCGAGAGGCTCGGGTGCGAGGTGGTCCCCGGCGGGGTGCTGGGCACCCGGGAGCGGCTGCTCAAGATGCGCGAGCTCAAGACCAACGCCTTCATGGCCACCCCCACCTACGTACTGGGCATGGCCGAGACCGCGCGCAAGGACCTGGGCGCCGACCCCCGGGAGTGGGGCATCGAGCGGATCACATGCGCCGGGGAGCCTGGGGCCTCGGTTCCAACGACGAAAAAGCGGATGCAGGACGCCTGGGGCTGCCCCGTGTACGACCACGTGGGCGCCACCGAGGTCGGCGCCTGGGGGTTCGAGTGCCGGCACCAGCCCGGGGGCCAGCACGTGATCGAGTCCATGTTCCTGGTGGAGCTCCTGGAGTTGGATGCGGATCGGCCCGTGACCCGGCCCGGGGTGCCGGGACGGATCGTGATCACCGCCTTCGACCGGAGGGCCCAGCCGTGCGTGCGGTTCGACACCAAGGACGTGTCCATGTGGGCCGCGGACGGATGCGGGTGCGGCCGCACCTGGCGGATCCTCGAAGGTGGGGTCCACGGCCGGGTGGACCACATCACCAAGGTGAAGGGGGTGCTGTTCTCCCCGGTCACCGTGGAGGAGGTGGTCCGATCGTTCGAGGAGCTGGACGGCGAGTTCGAGATCTTCGTGGAGAAGCGGGGGGACCTGGATCACATCACCCTCAAGGTGGAGCTGCCCGACGGACTGGCCCCGCCGGACCGGGACAACCTACTCAAGGAGCTGGCCAGCCGGCTCCGGTGGAAGACCCAGCTCAACTTCGACATCCAGCCCCAGCCCTACGGCAGCCTGCCGCGCTACCAGGTCAAAGCCCGCCGGTTCCACGATCTTCGCAAGAAGGGAGGCGTGTAA
- a CDS encoding UbiD family decarboxylase, giving the protein MAFRDLTGVLEFLRATGRLAEVGGPVSVRHEVAALLHVASRQHRAVHVGRTDRGPLPVVGNVLCHDEVLALGLGVPSEQAGRAFVERCTAEVPPRTGTDGPVLERSIEPAEIGEFLPVLTHYEGDSGAFLTTAVVSAVDPRTGAVARGVHRMEQRGPDRFGVALLNPPLSDVYAQARAAGRPLAAAVTLGHEPLTFLAAALKGRAGEDKMAAAGALRGEPVDLVSAPHTGIPVPAEAEILLEGEIDPSDERPDGPFGEISGYHVSFSATPTFVVKSARCRQSPLYHALLPTGWEADRLLGMVAEASVQALVGPAPVEVTAVRAVPFSYGASVVVRLAPATPDRIRAFLEILLRETRVKQVVAVAEDVDVEDPWDVEWSVVSRSQPDRDWVILPGLRGQPIDPSAHEHAVTAKAAVDATGYHRVPGRRARVPQGALERCRAFLTRRER; this is encoded by the coding sequence GTGGCGTTCCGCGACCTGACCGGGGTGCTGGAGTTCCTCCGGGCCACCGGCCGCCTGGCGGAGGTGGGGGGCCCCGTGTCGGTGCGACACGAGGTGGCGGCCCTACTCCACGTGGCGTCCCGGCAGCATCGAGCCGTGCACGTGGGTCGGACCGACCGGGGCCCGCTGCCGGTGGTGGGGAACGTGCTGTGCCACGACGAGGTCCTGGCCCTCGGCCTGGGCGTGCCCTCGGAGCAGGCCGGCCGCGCGTTCGTGGAACGGTGCACCGCCGAGGTCCCGCCGCGAACCGGGACCGACGGCCCCGTGCTCGAACGTTCGATCGAGCCGGCAGAGATCGGGGAGTTTCTGCCCGTGCTCACCCACTACGAGGGCGACTCCGGGGCGTTCCTCACCACGGCCGTTGTCTCGGCCGTGGATCCCCGCACCGGCGCCGTGGCCCGGGGCGTCCACCGCATGGAGCAACGGGGACCGGATCGGTTCGGCGTAGCCCTGCTGAACCCGCCCCTGTCCGATGTGTACGCCCAGGCCAGGGCGGCGGGCCGGCCCCTGGCGGCCGCTGTGACCCTGGGGCACGAGCCGCTCACCTTTCTCGCCGCAGCCCTCAAGGGGCGCGCCGGCGAAGACAAGATGGCCGCGGCCGGCGCCCTGCGGGGGGAGCCCGTGGACCTGGTGAGCGCCCCCCACACCGGTATCCCGGTGCCGGCCGAGGCCGAGATCCTGCTGGAGGGCGAGATCGACCCCTCGGACGAGCGCCCGGACGGCCCGTTCGGGGAGATCAGCGGGTACCACGTATCGTTTTCCGCCACGCCCACCTTCGTGGTGAAATCGGCCCGGTGCCGGCAGAGCCCCCTGTACCACGCCCTCCTCCCCACCGGGTGGGAGGCCGACCGGCTCCTGGGCATGGTGGCCGAAGCGTCGGTGCAGGCCCTGGTCGGTCCGGCGCCGGTCGAGGTCACGGCGGTCCGGGCCGTCCCGTTCTCGTACGGGGCTTCGGTGGTGGTCCGGCTCGCTCCGGCAACGCCGGACCGGATCCGGGCGTTCCTGGAGATCCTGCTGCGCGAGACCCGGGTGAAGCAGGTGGTGGCCGTGGCCGAGGACGTGGACGTGGAAGATCCCTGGGACGTGGAGTGGTCCGTAGTGAGCCGCAGCCAGCCCGATCGGGACTGGGTGATCCTGCCGGGCCTCCGGGGCCAGCCCATCGACCCTTCGGCCCACGAGCACGCGGTCACGGCCAAGGCGGCCGTGGACGCCACCGGGTACCACCGGGTACCCGGACGGCGGGCTCGGGTGCCCCAAGGGGCCCTGGAGCGGTGCCGGGCGTTCCTGACGAGGAGAGAGCGATGA
- a CDS encoding SphA family protein: MRRGRGTTWWWTGLVLGLTLCAGSAVAGGGQHYPNGAEDFVVGALPPPGVYFKNYLVYINKDRLMDNEGKKTPVEFDASVFAAIPRFIWVSPYKILGASWGAHVFIPFYTADVEVTAQTPGGPLKVVNDSDGGLGDIIFSPFILGWHFGPNFHAVFAVDIWAPTGNYDNEDVSTQLLSRNHWTFEPVFAATYLWNGFDFSVKLMYDFNTTNDEYLVPDGAGGMKEVDLDPGQEFHFDWAVGWSPKPGWRFGVNGFYYWQTTDDEIDGTEDPNRSRLAAIGPGLKWWPNQGRFSVVAKQLWEFDGKNMPEGSSTWINVVWVF; this comes from the coding sequence ATGAGACGAGGACGCGGCACGACCTGGTGGTGGACCGGATTGGTCCTGGGGCTCACGCTGTGCGCGGGCTCCGCCGTGGCCGGCGGAGGCCAGCACTACCCCAACGGAGCCGAGGACTTCGTGGTGGGCGCCCTGCCCCCGCCCGGGGTCTACTTCAAGAACTATCTCGTCTACATCAACAAAGACCGGCTCATGGACAACGAGGGCAAGAAGACCCCGGTGGAGTTCGACGCGAGCGTGTTCGCGGCGATCCCCCGCTTCATCTGGGTCAGCCCCTACAAGATCCTGGGCGCCTCGTGGGGGGCCCACGTCTTCATCCCGTTCTACACGGCAGACGTCGAGGTAACCGCTCAGACCCCGGGAGGTCCCCTCAAGGTGGTGAACGACTCGGACGGCGGGCTCGGTGACATCATCTTCAGTCCGTTCATCCTGGGATGGCACTTCGGCCCGAACTTCCACGCCGTGTTCGCCGTGGACATCTGGGCCCCGACCGGAAACTACGACAACGAAGACGTATCCACCCAGCTCCTGTCGCGAAACCACTGGACCTTCGAGCCGGTGTTCGCGGCCACCTACCTGTGGAACGGGTTCGACTTCTCCGTGAAGCTCATGTACGACTTCAACACCACCAACGACGAGTACCTCGTGCCTGACGGAGCCGGCGGCATGAAGGAAGTGGATCTCGACCCGGGCCAGGAGTTCCACTTCGACTGGGCCGTGGGCTGGTCCCCCAAGCCGGGCTGGCGGTTCGGGGTGAACGGGTTCTACTATTGGCAGACCACCGACGACGAGATCGACGGCACCGAGGACCCCAACCGCAGCCGGCTCGCCGCGATCGGCCCGGGCCTCAAGTGGTGGCCGAACCAGGGGCGGTTCAGCGTGGTGGCCAAGCAACTTTGGGAGTTCGACGGCAAGAACATGCCCGAGGGATCGAGCACCTGGATCAACGTGGTGTGGGTGTTCTGA
- a CDS encoding two-component system sensor histidine kinase NtrB → MTINGLKYDIGDALWEGVPCAAFVTDTQGRVVGWNPAAEILTGRLAPQVEGRPWQEALGRPNPGEEPADSRGNAWVDMVCDATRADGRPMRLRLRSRPVRDPAGRPAGRLWLATDHSLRDAVDRKLVQYERLATLGELAASVVHEVGNPVSVILGFAALLRSETETDPDGSIRRRIYEEAHRCRTLIDQLLGYARSATTGSAPAPVRLAVVVGETLPLVRHRLQRAQVSVDADLPPDLPTVWADASELKQVVLNLLLNAADVTPWGGAVEVVGDVVERQEERGGDSLLDPVLRLERLRRVRLRVGDRGPGFGGEDPERFFEPFVTTKEKGGGLGLTVCRRIVEAWGGTIRLEEREGGGAWAVVELPAHAG, encoded by the coding sequence ATGACGATAAATGGTCTGAAATACGACATAGGCGACGCACTGTGGGAGGGGGTCCCCTGTGCAGCGTTCGTGACCGACACCCAGGGCCGGGTCGTGGGCTGGAACCCGGCCGCGGAGATCCTGACCGGCCGCCTGGCGCCGCAGGTGGAGGGGCGGCCGTGGCAGGAGGCCCTCGGGCGGCCGAACCCGGGGGAGGAGCCGGCGGACTCCCGGGGGAACGCTTGGGTGGACATGGTGTGCGACGCCACCCGGGCGGACGGTCGGCCCATGCGTCTCCGGCTTCGGTCCCGGCCAGTCCGGGACCCGGCCGGCCGGCCCGCGGGCCGGCTGTGGCTGGCCACCGACCACTCCCTGCGGGACGCGGTGGACCGGAAACTGGTGCAGTACGAGCGGCTGGCCACCTTGGGGGAGCTGGCCGCGTCGGTGGTGCACGAGGTGGGCAACCCCGTGTCGGTGATCCTGGGGTTTGCGGCGCTGCTCCGGAGCGAGACCGAGACCGACCCGGACGGTTCGATCCGCCGCCGCATCTACGAAGAAGCGCACCGGTGCCGCACCCTGATCGACCAGTTGCTGGGCTACGCGCGCTCCGCGACGACGGGAAGCGCCCCCGCGCCGGTGCGCCTGGCCGTGGTGGTGGGGGAGACCCTGCCCCTGGTGCGGCACCGCCTGCAGCGGGCTCAGGTGTCGGTGGACGCCGACCTGCCGCCGGATCTGCCCACGGTGTGGGCCGATGCGTCGGAGCTGAAGCAGGTCGTGCTGAACCTTCTGCTGAATGCGGCGGACGTGACGCCTTGGGGCGGGGCGGTCGAGGTGGTGGGCGACGTGGTGGAGCGGCAGGAGGAGAGGGGAGGAGACTCCCTGCTCGATCCGGTGCTGCGCCTGGAGCGCCTGAGGCGGGTGCGGCTGCGGGTGGGAGACCGGGGGCCCGGCTTCGGCGGCGAGGACCCGGAGCGGTTCTTCGAGCCGTTCGTGACCACCAAGGAGAAGGGCGGGGGGCTGGGGCTCACGGTGTGCCGCCGCATCGTGGAGGCGTGGGGGGGCACGATCCGGCTCGAAGAGCGCGAGGGGGGAGGAGCCTGGGCCGTGGTGGAGCTGCCCGCGCACGCCGGCTAG
- a CDS encoding UbiX family flavin prenyltransferase — MSAPRRMVVGISGATGPQYGIRLLQVLGELGVETHLVLSKAARRNIRLESDWTPERVEALASKVYDPEDVGAAIASGSFLTEGMVVAPCSVKTASAISNSYNDNLLVRAADVTLKERRPLVLLFRETPLHKGHLDILRRCADIGAVILPPMVAFYHRPRTVEEIVDQTVGKVLDQLRIEHNLFRRWKGSDVKVLSAGG, encoded by the coding sequence ATGAGTGCACCCCGCAGAATGGTGGTTGGCATCTCCGGGGCCACCGGCCCCCAGTACGGCATTCGGCTCCTGCAGGTGCTGGGAGAGCTCGGCGTGGAGACCCATCTGGTCCTCTCCAAGGCCGCCCGGCGAAACATCCGGCTCGAGAGCGACTGGACCCCGGAGCGGGTGGAGGCCCTAGCATCCAAGGTCTACGACCCCGAGGACGTGGGCGCGGCCATCGCCAGCGGATCGTTCCTGACCGAGGGAATGGTGGTGGCCCCCTGCTCGGTCAAGACCGCCTCGGCCATCTCCAACTCGTACAACGACAACCTGCTGGTGCGGGCGGCCGACGTGACCCTGAAGGAGCGCCGGCCCCTGGTCCTGCTGTTCCGGGAGACCCCGCTGCACAAAGGGCACCTGGACATCCTCCGCCGGTGCGCCGACATTGGGGCGGTGATTCTGCCGCCCATGGTGGCCTTCTACCACCGCCCCCGGACGGTGGAGGAGATCGTGGACCAGACCGTGGGCAAGGTGCTCGACCAGCTCCGCATCGAGCACAACCTGTTCCGTCGCTGGAAGGGCAGCGACGTGAAGGTGCTGTCGGCGGGAGGATGA
- a CDS encoding GHMP family kinase ATP-binding protein has protein sequence MSGPTLETLAFSPGDPSRFVRPVAWGGSLRPVEPSPAGTVCEAEVPSRLHALVLDMTRFDLGRPGGGGVGFAVGLFSRARVMLTDAPGVRSTGSRPLLGQHLAHLFLALTGYPGGVEIQTRDHGRRHMGLGSSVATLTAAALALNEALGRPLDLRDLRKLIAHNYCEEFSSAPPRLVPGFETNVGAMAGLHGGLVVGSDRCELLARVALPEDLRALLILPQIAPEVSSGAGEYRSLVQTARRADEQAAPAKVYRVFMDLLPAALTGDLRAVGDVLWELSHGGSKLAEIELHGDRGKEVWATMERLRNEGAEIVGMSSVGPAVFALSRDAGVWAKWKRWEGSSAVTCSVTVPVDSRGARVRLDGTPIPYRFEPWWSDPVYG, from the coding sequence TTGAGCGGCCCGACCCTGGAGACGTTGGCCTTCTCCCCCGGCGATCCGTCCCGATTCGTCCGGCCGGTGGCGTGGGGGGGGAGCCTGCGGCCGGTGGAGCCCTCGCCCGCCGGGACGGTGTGCGAGGCCGAGGTGCCAAGCCGGCTGCACGCCCTGGTGTTGGACATGACCCGCTTCGATCTCGGCCGCCCCGGAGGCGGGGGGGTTGGGTTCGCCGTGGGGCTGTTCTCCCGAGCCCGGGTCATGCTGACCGACGCCCCCGGTGTTCGGTCCACGGGAAGCCGCCCGCTGCTGGGGCAGCACCTGGCCCACCTGTTCCTGGCCCTCACCGGATACCCAGGCGGGGTGGAGATCCAGACTCGGGACCACGGCCGGCGGCACATGGGGCTCGGCTCGTCGGTGGCAACCCTGACCGCGGCCGCCCTGGCCTTGAACGAGGCCCTGGGCCGGCCCTTGGATCTGCGGGACCTGCGCAAGCTGATCGCCCACAACTACTGCGAGGAGTTCTCGTCGGCCCCGCCCCGGCTGGTGCCCGGGTTCGAGACCAACGTGGGCGCCATGGCCGGCCTGCACGGGGGACTGGTGGTGGGGTCCGACCGGTGTGAACTGCTGGCCCGGGTCGCCCTGCCCGAGGACCTGCGGGCCCTGCTGATCCTGCCCCAGATCGCGCCCGAGGTGTCGTCGGGGGCAGGGGAGTACCGGTCGCTGGTCCAGACCGCCCGTCGGGCGGACGAGCAGGCCGCACCAGCAAAGGTGTACCGGGTGTTCATGGACCTCCTGCCAGCCGCCCTCACGGGCGACCTCAGGGCCGTAGGAGACGTTCTCTGGGAGCTTTCCCACGGCGGATCCAAGCTGGCCGAGATCGAGCTCCACGGCGATCGCGGCAAGGAGGTCTGGGCGACCATGGAACGGCTCCGGAACGAGGGGGCAGAGATCGTGGGCATGAGCTCGGTGGGCCCGGCGGTGTTCGCCCTGAGCCGCGACGCCGGGGTCTGGGCGAAGTGGAAACGGTGGGAGGGTTCCTCGGCCGTGACCTGCTCCGTCACCGTACCGGTGGACAGCCGTGGCGCCCGGGTCCGCCTGGACGGAACCCCCATCCCGTACCGGTTCGAGCCCTGGTGGTCCGACCCCGTGTACGGCTGA